In one window of Massilibacterium senegalense DNA:
- a CDS encoding phage holin family protein codes for MMYVLQLVLNAIFFMVMAYLFPNVIHVSSFGAALLAAIIISILNIFLRPILVILTLPLTFLTLGLFLLVINAVMLQFADFIMGNAFNIDGFTIIFFMAIALSLWNILIQNLILDPYYEKKMR; via the coding sequence ATGATGTACGTGTTACAACTTGTGTTAAACGCGATATTTTTCATGGTAATGGCGTATTTGTTCCCAAACGTTATCCATGTTAGTAGTTTTGGAGCCGCACTTTTAGCAGCCATTATTATTTCCATTTTAAATATTTTCTTACGACCAATTTTAGTTATTTTAACGTTACCTTTAACGTTTTTAACACTCGGTTTATTTTTATTAGTGATTAATGCGGTCATGTTGCAATTTGCAGATTTTATTATGGGAAATGCTTTCAACATTGACGGATTTACGATTATCTTCTTTATGGCGATTGCACTATCTTTATGGAATATTTTAATTCAAAATTTAATCTTAGACCCATACTATGAAAAGAAAATGAGATAA
- a CDS encoding DUF4097 family beta strand repeat-containing protein produces the protein MEKQKKEILRMLESGVITTDEALKLLEAMNDAEKIENTKEETMEQSLSTRVLFDEEEKKVYHEQSTVGKVSGFIQNALNKLSKMDFNFTSSVDFTHIFSFPAADVMGMNIDLFNGSVNIAPHHQDEVRIECKVKVYKQKDLEEARKIFLDEVRADVKDRVLRVGSNYKWLKLDTVVYVPKHTYDVARLRLFNGSIRIEELSFGKIVGKTANGNVYLNNIIADDCNMETANGKIEIIQSEGKKCELETVNGKIDVQGAFESVEAESVTSGIIVTVTKPLESKVSLKSATGNIECLVPRGIKVNGELETNFGGFTCDLEAFEVLTEQREKLQKEMKFQTNREHLTAITLEAESKAGSIFVKHND, from the coding sequence ATGGAAAAGCAAAAAAAAGAAATTTTACGCATGTTAGAATCAGGTGTCATTACGACAGATGAAGCGTTAAAATTGTTAGAAGCGATGAATGATGCAGAGAAAATAGAAAATACCAAAGAAGAAACGATGGAACAATCGTTATCGACACGTGTGTTATTTGATGAAGAAGAGAAAAAAGTGTATCATGAGCAATCAACGGTTGGGAAAGTATCCGGTTTTATTCAAAATGCGTTGAATAAACTATCTAAAATGGATTTTAATTTTACGAGTAGCGTGGACTTTACACATATTTTTTCGTTTCCAGCAGCGGATGTAATGGGGATGAATATTGATTTATTTAACGGAAGTGTCAACATTGCCCCACACCATCAAGACGAAGTTCGTATAGAATGTAAAGTGAAAGTGTATAAACAAAAAGATCTAGAAGAAGCACGGAAAATATTTTTAGACGAAGTCCGTGCCGATGTAAAAGATCGTGTGCTTCGAGTTGGTTCTAATTATAAATGGTTAAAGCTTGATACGGTCGTCTATGTTCCAAAACATACGTATGATGTGGCACGATTACGTTTGTTTAATGGTTCTATTCGTATAGAAGAACTATCCTTTGGAAAAATAGTTGGGAAAACGGCGAATGGAAATGTGTATCTAAACAACATAATAGCGGATGATTGTAACATGGAAACGGCTAACGGAAAAATTGAAATAATCCAATCAGAAGGAAAAAAATGCGAGTTAGAAACGGTGAACGGAAAAATTGACGTGCAAGGAGCATTTGAATCGGTAGAAGCAGAATCCGTTACTTCCGGCATTATCGTTACCGTTACTAAACCGCTTGAAAGCAAAGTAAGTCTCAAATCGGCTACTGGTAATATCGAATGTTTGGTGCCGCGCGGGATAAAAGTGAACGGGGAACTAGAAACAAATTTTGGTGGCTTTACATGTGACTTAGAGGCGTTTGAAGTGTTAACAGAACAACGAGAAAAACTACAAAAAGAAATGAAATTCCAAACGAATCGCGAGCATTTAACCGCTATTACATTAGAAGCAGAATCAAAGGCAGGATCTATTTTTGTGAAGCACAATGATTAA
- a CDS encoding DUF4870 domain-containing protein, translated as MNENRILAAIGYFGIIFVPVLFPLIIFFVSMDEKVKKHAKTAMITQIVPFLFWVIAVIFIFVSGLGTLIAGDTGEAFGFIFLTAIGLGLLINLSLYVYNIIKGVLVIFQKEW; from the coding sequence ATGAATGAAAATCGTATTTTAGCGGCGATTGGTTATTTTGGGATTATTTTTGTTCCTGTTCTTTTTCCGCTGATTATTTTTTTCGTGAGCATGGATGAAAAAGTAAAAAAACATGCAAAAACGGCTATGATTACACAAATTGTCCCGTTTTTGTTTTGGGTTATTGCCGTTATTTTCATTTTTGTGTCCGGCCTTGGAACGCTCATTGCTGGAGATACGGGAGAAGCGTTTGGATTTATCTTTTTAACAGCAATTGGATTAGGGTTACTTATTAACCTTTCATTATATGTGTACAATATTATTAAAGGTGTGCTCGTTATTTTCCAAAAAGAATGGTAA
- a CDS encoding protein kinase family protein — MTFPTGNAKIFIDDETVTKFFNTRQYQDPFYRVTYDYNPLLDLQGIPSVPKLYEYKRNVFVIMERCGGTLWSNLSAEEEQTVKEWLLLALHEHYCACIYQGWVPQDVQKEHVFLNLEKHTIKIIDYGRYLSSIDPNYKMMDYSLEEWLEFSKNKIRHFFE; from the coding sequence ATGACTTTTCCGACAGGAAACGCAAAGATTTTTATTGATGACGAAACGGTGACGAAGTTTTTTAATACGCGGCAATATCAAGATCCTTTTTACCGAGTAACCTATGATTATAATCCATTACTAGATTTACAAGGGATTCCTTCTGTTCCGAAATTGTATGAGTATAAACGAAATGTATTTGTTATCATGGAGCGTTGTGGCGGAACACTGTGGAGTAATTTATCAGCAGAAGAAGAGCAAACGGTAAAAGAATGGCTGCTTCTAGCCCTACATGAACATTATTGTGCTTGTATTTATCAGGGATGGGTTCCACAAGATGTCCAAAAAGAACATGTCTTTTTGAATCTTGAAAAACATACGATTAAAATAATTGATTATGGAAGGTATTTGTCATCTATTGATCCAAATTATAAAATGATGGATTACTCATTGGAAGAATGGTTGGAGTTTTCCAAAAATAAAATTCGACACTTTTTTGAATAA